A region of the Acidicapsa ligni genome:
CATAGAGGCGGTTCACGGCGATGCTGAGGAATGCTCGGCAGAAGTTCGAGCCATGTTTCAGCAGAATGTTGTTGTTCCGGTTCATGCAGCCGGCCTTGTTCCGCCGGAGCTTGTTCTGCTACAGTCTCCATACCGATTCGTTCTAATGCCGTTGGTGGAGCACATCCTCGAAGCGGAACGCACGCACCCGAACCGCCAAATCGCCGTGCTAATTCCAGAGCTCGTTGTGCGGCGCTGGTGGCAGACGCCGCTGCACAACCAACGGGCTCAACTCTTCAAGCTCTTGTTGCTTCTACGTGGCAACCAGCGCATCATTGTCATCAATATTCCCTGGTATCTGTAACGCCCGTCGTTCACGCAATATCTTCTCAGGAACCTCATGAGCCGTACCGTTGCCATTTCGATTCTCATCCTCGCTGCGGCCCTGGAGGCGACTGGCGATGCCATTATCCGTATGGGTCTTCATACGCATTCCATATCTCATCGAATCGTACTATTCCTGCTTGCGGCCTTGATTTTGTTTGCGTATGGCTGGAGTGTGAATGTACCACCCTGGGACTTTGGAAAGCTCTTAGGCTTGTATGTAGTGTTTTTCTTCCTCTTCGCGCAACTGCTCTCCTGGATCCTGTTCAAGCAGGTTCCATCTCTCTCGGTCATTGTCGGCGGTGTCCTGATCCTGGCTGGTGGAGTGGTCATCTCGCTTGGCAAAGTCTAGCGGGAGTTCGGTGAGCCGCTGACAACCGTGCGGTACTACTGATTCGATGGCTATCAACTCTTGGACGGCTGTTGCCAAACCGCAGATGGCAGAGATAGTGGTTTATCTTATAAGCCGTGAAACCTGTGTTCTTGCCTTCTGTTTTATTGAGAACAATCAGTCAAACGAGAATAGTCAAACGAGAAATTACCGGGCTAGTACTCCAGTATCGATCCAGTGTGTACGCGGCTCTCGGCAAGGTCCAGTTCATGTTGTAGAGTTCGTAACACGTCGTCGTTAATCTGCTCCTCGTCGCGAAGACGAATCAGGGCTTCCCGTTCTACCTGAAGTACCGACAACAGGGCCTCCTTCCGCACGGGGCGATCGATCAATTCTTGCGGTTCTACTTCCTGCTCCGCTGGAAGTGCATCCAATCTTCTTTGATATCCGGCAATCAACTCGCTGAGCATTTTTGAATGGCTTCGGTTCTTTGATCGCTTACGGCTTAAATGGGTGATCGCTTCTCTCAACAGGACGCGTCTTGCCTCATGTTCTTCATGGTCATTTGAATCGGTCTGGCACAGCCCCAAGACTCGAATCAACCATGGCATCGTGAGACCTTGTAGAACAAGCGTGGCAAACATCAGGCAGAATGCCAGATAGATAATCATGTTTCTTTGCGGAAACGGCCTTCCTCCGAAACCTGTGAAGGGCAACGAGATTGCAGCGGCGAGAGAGAGCACGCCACGCATTCCTCCCCATCCGATGATGAAGATGGTTGCGGGCCGTGGCGGATCTGTTTCTATCTTTTGCACCCACCGGCGCAATGCATAGGAAAGGTAGGTTTCTCCATAAACCCAGGCCATGCGCACAGCTATCATGGCAATGCTGAATCCGATGCCATATTTCAGGAGCACGGAATGGCTCATACCAGTGATCTGTGTCATGACATAGGGTAGTTGCAGGCCCATCAGAACGAATACGATCCCGTTCAGCACGAAGGTAAGCGCATCCCACACTGCCGTAGCCTGAAGGCGTACTCTGGGTGACATGTAGGTGGTGCTTTTGCGACTCATGTACATGCCGCAGGCGATCACGGCCATGACTCCCGAAACCCTCATACGTGCGCCGAGAAGATAGGTGGCATAGGGGACGAGAATGCTGATGACGATCTCGATGCCACTATCGTCGACCCACCGTTCAAACCATGCCACAAGCGCTCCGACCGCGAGGCCTATCATTACACCGCCTGCGGTCAAATACACTAACCGTCCTATGCTCTCAACAGCGGATGGTGTTCTTCCTGTCACCAGTATCAAGAGACCAAACTGCAGAGCCACAAGCCCTGTGCCATCATTTACGAGGCTTTCGGCTTCAAGAATGTCGACAATCTGTTGAGGAAGCCCGACCCGCCGAGCTATGGATGTGGCCGCGATCGCGTCTGTTGCAGCCACAACCGCGCCGAGCAGAACGGCGGATTTCCAGTCGAATCCGGGGAGCAGTTTTCCAGCTACAATCGCTAAACCAACAATCGTGAAGAGCACCAAGCCGACCGCAAGCATGGCGATACGCGAAAAGTTTCGCTGAAATTCTCTCCATGAGAGAGCCCATGCCGCTGCGTAAAGCAGGGGAGGAAGAAATACAAGAAAAACGACATCCGGGTTCAGATCGACGCGCGGCATTCCGGGCAGAAAACTCAGAATTAAGCCGGCGATGACCAGCAGAATGGGATAAGGAACCCGAAGTCGGCGCGCCAAGCCCGCGAAGAGGGCAACGAATAAGAGGAGCAAAAGAAACAATGCTTCGACCGATTGCACTCCGCTGCCGCTGGCCGTCATGCAGCCGCTCCCAATAACATGAGAGTCTGAACATCCTTGAGGCATTTGGTCGAAGAAAGCATCTCCATATTATCTCGCGTCCATGAAGAACTTCCTCGATATTCGATCTTCAATTACGGGTGGTTGTGAACACCAGAAACTACAGATGATAGCGAGGTTCTGAACGGCTATGTACATACCGCCATTAAGACATGCAACTGCGCAATCTAAGTCGCGCATCATCCACTACGGAGATTGAGCTTTCTTGCCGTCCCTTTGCGGGGCTGCTATGCTGAATGCATGAAGTTTTGCTCCCAGAAGACCGCGGTTTGTTGTACGGCATGTATGTGCCGCTGCGCACGCTTGTCTTCTGGCATGAGGAGAATGCTAAGCCAATAGGCTGATTTCATTCGTATCCTTCTCAACGACCCACCGCCAGAAGTTGATCTGGCAGGTGGGTTTTCTGTTTTGGGCCCAACAAGGAGAGAAACCAGAGTGAGTGTTCCCGAAATCCAAGCTGAAGATCTTAAGAGCCGGCTCGATCATGGCGACAATCTTTTCCTGCTCGATGTTCGCGATGAGTATGAGTACGAGATATCCAATATAGGGGGGCATCTGATTCCTCTGCCCGAACTGCCCAGGCGATTGAATGAGCTGAACGTTCGCCAAGAGATCGTGGCTGTCTGCAAGATGGGGCCGCGGGGAGTGAAGGCTGTGGAACTCCTGCAAAAGAAGGGGTTTATGAATGTCAGCAATCTGCGTGGTGGGATTCACGCGTGGTCTGACCGGGTGGATCATAGCGTTCGCAAGTATTGAGTCGAAGACTGACTGGCGCCTGGGCTGGTCGCGCTCCAGCCAGGCATTGGGCTGATTCACAACGACTGTCGGAGAGGCTGCACTCCTTATGCCGCAGCTTGCCGTGCTCGTATACAATCAGTCCGTCAGTGAAGATTGTTATCTAAAAGGAGTTCCCGGTGCCTGAAACAACCACGCGCGTTTCCTTAGGCGAACAGGCGGCATCTCAGCTTGCAAATGTCACCAAGACTGCACCGATTTATGGCGCTACCACCCCTCGCTGGCTTGTGAGATTGCTGGACTGGAAACCGTTGGAAGCTGGCATCTTCCGCCGTAATCGCGTGGTGGATGCAAAGGCAATCGAAGTTCTCTGCGGGCATGTGGATGAGTCTGTGATTCCTGGCACTTATGCCGAATACGAAGAGACTCCCCGCGAATATCGTTTGAGCAGTATCAATGCGCTACTGAATGTCGATACGCGGATTGGAGATCTATTTAGCAATCCTTACGACCAGGTTCGCGAGCAGTTGCGGGTGACGATTGAGAGTGTAAAAGAGCGGCAGGAAAATGAGTTGCTCAACAACGCTGACTATGGCCTGCTGCACAACGTGCCGGACTCTCAGCGGATCTCGACGCGGAACGGTGCGCCCACCCCTGATGATCTGGACGAACTGCTGACAAAGGTCTGGAAGGAACCCTCCTTCTTTGTCGCCCATCCGCGTACGATCGCGGCGTTTGGCCGGGAATGCACCCGGCGTGGCGTACCACCGCCGACAGTCAATCTCTTTGGCAATCCGTTCCTTACCTGGCGCGGAGTTCCACTTATCCCCACAGATAAGGTTCACGTTTCCGGGAAGGTACCCAAATCGAAGATTCTCCTCATTCGTGTAGGAGAGCGCAAGCAGGGCGTGATTGGTCTCTTTCAACCCGGCTTGACCGGTGAGCAGAGCCCCGGGCTCTCGGTACGCTTCATGGGAATCAACGATCGCGCGCTTGCGTCTTATCTGATTTCGCTCTATTGCTCGGCATCGGTATTGGCCGATGATGCGATCGCCGTGCTCGATGATGTCGAGGTTGGACGCTACCATGAGTACAAGTGAGTCTGAGCTTGGTGGATTTGGGCCGGGGCTAGATCGGCAGGCTGGTTCGTCGCCCATAGCGGATTTCCGAGCCGCGAGTCCCTTCGATCCATCAACACTGGCGCGCATGGCGAATGAGTTCTTCTCGGCAGCGCCTGAGGGAGTCTCTTCGCCGTCACAGTTCGTGCCGGCGGATGCCCCAGTCGATCCAACATCCTTCTCTCCGATATCCGCATCGACACCTTCTTCGGTTCCGGCTGCACGGCCTGAGGTTTCGCTGCCGAGTGATCCGCATTTTCCTGGTATTCCAGCAAGCGCTGGACCTGCGTCTGTCACCCCGGTGACTGCGCCGGTTCAGGCGACTCCACCGGCGATTCCGGG
Encoded here:
- a CDS encoding Na+/H+ antiporter, whose amino-acid sequence is MTASGSGVQSVEALFLLLLLFVALFAGLARRLRVPYPILLVIAGLILSFLPGMPRVDLNPDVVFLVFLPPLLYAAAWALSWREFQRNFSRIAMLAVGLVLFTIVGLAIVAGKLLPGFDWKSAVLLGAVVAATDAIAATSIARRVGLPQQIVDILEAESLVNDGTGLVALQFGLLILVTGRTPSAVESIGRLVYLTAGGVMIGLAVGALVAWFERWVDDSGIEIVISILVPYATYLLGARMRVSGVMAVIACGMYMSRKSTTYMSPRVRLQATAVWDALTFVLNGIVFVLMGLQLPYVMTQITGMSHSVLLKYGIGFSIAMIAVRMAWVYGETYLSYALRRWVQKIETDPPRPATIFIIGWGGMRGVLSLAAAISLPFTGFGGRPFPQRNMIIYLAFCLMFATLVLQGLTMPWLIRVLGLCQTDSNDHEEHEARRVLLREAITHLSRKRSKNRSHSKMLSELIAGYQRRLDALPAEQEVEPQELIDRPVRKEALLSVLQVEREALIRLRDEEQINDDVLRTLQHELDLAESRVHTGSILEY
- a CDS encoding rhodanese-like domain-containing protein, with amino-acid sequence MSVPEIQAEDLKSRLDHGDNLFLLDVRDEYEYEISNIGGHLIPLPELPRRLNELNVRQEIVAVCKMGPRGVKAVELLQKKGFMNVSNLRGGIHAWSDRVDHSVRKY
- a CDS encoding family 2A encapsulin nanocompartment shell protein yields the protein MPETTTRVSLGEQAASQLANVTKTAPIYGATTPRWLVRLLDWKPLEAGIFRRNRVVDAKAIEVLCGHVDESVIPGTYAEYEETPREYRLSSINALLNVDTRIGDLFSNPYDQVREQLRVTIESVKERQENELLNNADYGLLHNVPDSQRISTRNGAPTPDDLDELLTKVWKEPSFFVAHPRTIAAFGRECTRRGVPPPTVNLFGNPFLTWRGVPLIPTDKVHVSGKVPKSKILLIRVGERKQGVIGLFQPGLTGEQSPGLSVRFMGINDRALASYLISLYCSASVLADDAIAVLDDVEVGRYHEYK